cagaaaattccaattgaagttcagaaatttccaattatatttcagaattttccatttatatttcagaattttccaattatatttcagaaatttccatttatatttcagaaatttctaattgtatttcagaaatttccaattatatttcagaaatttccatttatatttcagaaatttctaattgtatttcagaaatttccaattgtatttcagaattttccaattgtatttcagaaatttccatttgtatttcagaatttttaatttatacttaaaaagtttctaattgtatttcagaattttccaattgtatttcagaaatttccatttgtatttcagaaaattctaatagcaatacaaaagaaaatttctgaaatacaaatagaaatttctgaaatacaattggaaaattctgaaatacaattagaaactttttaagtataaattaaaaattctgaaatacaaatggaaatttctgaaatacaattggaaaattctgaaatacaattggaaatttctgaaatacaattagaaatttctgaaatataaatggaaatttctgaaatataattggaaaattctgaaatataaatggaaaattctgaaatataattggaaatttctgaaatataattggaaaattctgaaatataaatggaaaattctgaaatataattggaaatttctgaacttcaattggaattttctgaaatataattagaaatttctgaaatacaattagaaatttctgaaatacaattagaaatttctgaaatacaattagaaatttctgaaatacaattggaaatggtgtagtattttttttgctatacatatttcattatttctcgatctcttaaaattttgataatagtAATAGATAACTAATCGACAATGGCTATTCTACTAGATAAAAAATCAAGCAAATTTATTTTGGATGTTacgaaataaatttacatattttaatccaaattcataatcaattttaaatttataaaatatttgttttataaacgtttgataaattttaaaaaggccttttactaaatattttagtttaaactatCAAAATTCGATATTAAAATCAGGTTTATGCAAATTTCACGATTTTATTACTTAcaacaaatcaattttttttttgcttgtataTAATTGCATTTTAAGCAAttccattattattttaaatgtaaaggCACTTGCCTACAtattttcaagtattttttaagcgaatttattaaatttctacaagttaaactaaaactattattcgtctattgtattaaaaaaaatattgccgatatttttgtataatcgCAAGATATATTTATCTTGAgtattgattatttttattgaaaaaaattattgaattttataaattaatcaaaatctaattcaaaataatgaaagtgagctaataaaataattgatgattaatttttaattgacgttaactattattttttagtttaaatttaagaattaattaatttttaaaacaataaattttaaattattacacAGTATTTTCTACATAAAGTACTTACTTaccaatttttattaattttcatttatttttttttaattttataattcacttttttcttctttttttatttaagcacTTTGTACAACTTACCACTGTTTGATATTTAAAACGAAATATATCAGTTGtggttttatatatatttttttttaaactaacgaAGTtccttaatttaacaaaaattccatATGCATCTAAAAGGCTCATTTGTTTTCTTcacaatttacataaattcaaataGTTGTTTggtttaacaaacattttaaaaacatttatttacaaaaaggaccattttgcaatatttgtttttaaaattattttttgtttgttttttaattgatttaagaggTAACGGGGAAATCAAATGAGCTTATAGATTTTGGAGAATCgagttgttaaataaaaagaataccGATCAAATCTTTGCagtaaataatatttgtaaGAGATTTGAATGTGGAAATACAAAAtctttatacacgtttataaaataaaagaaaatatttgactaattatttttataaaattgaaaaattttgatttccaTAATTAAAACATACCTTTCCATTTAatgcaaagatttttttggagaaaagtaTTAAACTCGCGCACGTATACTTTTCTCATTTCATTTAaacgaaaaattgtttaaaactagTTTTTGTTTTACGCCCCAAAAACGTGAGTTAATAAAGGTAATTTTACATCCTATAATAAAAGGACAACCTTTATTGATTCAAGTTTTTAAAGCAACATGGAAGGAGATGTAAGAAATCAAAGCGATAATCATTTATTCAATCTATAGtaaaaagttaattaaatttctagtcttacaaaattaaacagttgtataattttttttaattatacaaaTGTTATTCAATCGCTTGGATTTATTACAAAACTCCAccacaatattttaaatctaaaactatattttcatgtaaaaaagaACCACAAAACCGTACACTACACATGAAGAAACACTGGCGTCTAGCGCCTAGAGTTCTTATGtgaaatgcaattgttttgtgTGCATAAAAAAATGTCAACCAACCTTGTGCATCACTATTTGCAGGATCCGCCGATGTATCCATGTATGAAGAATCAGAGAGCGGTTGTTGTTTCACAATAGCCTTTGAAGTGGTAGCTGTCGTTGCACTTGTATTTTGTGTAGATGTTGCTGTAGCATTACCACCCGCAGCAGCAGCATCTTCATTTTCGGTAAAGTAACTTTCGTCGTAACGCATATCACCATAGGATTCATCTTCAACATAGGTGGCATCTTGTTCGGCCTGATCCACTTCGCCTGCCTCTTCAACATAGTCGGGTTCCGATTTTGTGGGCAAATCAATGGGTAAGTCAATGTATTCAGGTTCATTCGTTTGTTGTTGATGCTGTTGCTGCacctgttgttgctgttgctggtgGTGATGTGTttgatgttgttgctgatgATGGTGGAGTTGAACTTGAGGTTTCGTATCAGCGACAACAGTTTGTACGTTTATTTGATGCGTGGCAGCTGTGGCATCTGAAGCCTCTAAAGGATCAATTGTACTCTTGGAGCGTTTAATATGCGGTACACTACCTAAACTAGTGCGTTGGGCGGGTCGTTTCTGGGTCACCACTGTAGTTGTGGTGGCCGTTGGCATACTAACGCTGGTAAGTTGATGGGTTTGAGTGTGTAGAGTTTGTTGCGCTATATGTTGAGGctgatgatgatgctgctgctgttgttgttgctgctgctgatgatgttgttgctgctgagGTTGGGTGGTAATTGTAGCTTGGGGTGGGTGTGTTGGCGCCGTTGTTTGTATGACTATTTGTGTAGTTTGTTTTGCATCATCGCCAGAATCATCGACCGTTTCAATTTTATATGAGCGGGCTGTTGACGTACGTTGTCGTACTCGAGGCGAcgtttgtatttgttgttgtatttgcgGCGTAGGAGTTGAGGGTTCAGGTGGTGTTTGAGATTGTGGTGGATCACTCTGCAAAAAAGggagaaaaaaatagaaaattaatattttgttgaataCGACTTATAATTATAGACGGAAAAAAAATTGCAAGCATTTATAATATGAAACTgtcagttttaataaaaaaaaatctcagtGTTCAAATTTTAATGGGAAGAGAGGATTTGTAAATACCCACCACCTCAGATTATAGAAGCGTAGCtcgtattaaatattaaaatcaaagcttccaattaattcaatttgagcttaattcactaaaatctttatTCGGAATTAAACAATTCAGCCATTCATTCCATTTCCAACATCTAAATCTTTAGGTTCattcaaaatcttttatttgaagagaattcaataattatttaattccgATTCTACATATTGAAATTTAGTGTCTAAGAACTAAAGGTTTTGTACCgagaacgatttttttttaaattcgtaaAAAACTACgacaaaaaacataacaaaccATTAATGGCTAACAACGATTATTGACAGATTGACTATTTTAGACGGAATCTAATAAAACGGCCACACACTATTgatctatatatatattattattcgcttttattattacatttaaaatggaatttaatatctcaatatatatttttttttattctgattaaataatttgtttctcATATTCTAAATCTGTTTAACTGATTTtcaatttgttgctattacaaatatttatgctgtacaaaaaaaaacaacactggCACAGTTGTATTCGAAAGTATAAATGAATAATTCAAGTACTAAATAAAAGTAACCTGACAGAGTACAGTTTGTACTAAATGACTAAAAAAAACACGAACAAAAAGTTGATACGAAaacatacacaaacaaaaataactaaCAGAACAGGgggtaaaaacaaaaatgaaaaaagcgGGAAGTTCATtgcaaaattaaagtaaataatgcaaaaaatataaaactaaaaaaataaaagtataaacaaTGATACTTACATCAGTTAAACCCTTTATTTGCAAAGCCTCTGCGGTACTTATAAACGCTGGTAGGGCCTCCTGTTTAACATTTACCTCACCACAATACATAAATTGGATGAGATCTTTTAGAGCCGTATGGCTAACGTCTTTGAGAAAtactataaacaaaaaacaaccaaTTATTATTCCATATTACacattaaaattgcaatttgcGAAAACTTACCAAAGGCATGTTGATTGGCTGGCATTTGAGTGAACATTTTACGAAAATATGGCGAACAGACAGACAATACAAGACGATGAGCCTTGACGAATTGCCCCTCTGCCGCCAGCGTCACATCCACCAGGTCGCCACGACATAGCGACTCATGGAAACCGGCTGAtaaattactattaaaattgttCCAGCACAACGAGAATTGCTCGTCGTCCGCCATATTGAATGGTAACACTATTCACAGTAGCGTACCCTAGGCGTATGTATAGTAAAATACACACACTCTCAcaacaaaaatcaatacaaatttatgtatTCAAAACAAGCAAGCGctgtaaaatgaaaaatataaaaaaaagaaccaTAAATGAGGTTTTCGTTatacagaaataaaaaataattcaacttAAAATCAACTgtacaaaaaaatttggatatttaaaaaaaaaattaacaaaaatttccttGTTTATAAAACCGAAAAATAAACAGAATACCGCAAAAAAAtaatgggaaatttttttcataaatatccaaatttttaattacattgAATTTTCTTAAACAGCCACAAAAACTTACCTCTCTCGAGTTCTACtgccaaaaatttcaaattctttggtggaaattgcaatttttccactatttaataaattttcctaatattttcttacaaaatattACACAAACCGCGCGACGCACAACTTGACGAATTCGTAAACTGTTCACAAATGAGACGATGCCTAAATTTTTCGATATTCGTAGAAAATGTGTGTATCCGTAAGCAGAAATTTTAGAAGCTCATTTCTGATTGGCTGATGCCTTTAGAGTTGTATTTGCGGCAGTGTTGTATTTATGCTGTTGAAATTTCCTCTTTCAGTGTTGCAGTGATGGTCATTTAGCGATTTAACTTATTCatcggtaaacaaaatttaacattatcTTTACTTCAGTTCACggaaatattagtttttattgtaattgaaaaacaattttaaaaaaattgtctaaccCTTTCTTTTCAGTTGTGTTTTATAAAAGCATATGTGCATATTTTAAATtcctactttaaaaaaatagcgtttctatttttgggtaaaaacactttgatttgttttaaatattttttaataagtaattatTTTTCAAGAGTGTTTAATTGATAGACTGCAAAATAATGacataattgtaattttttggtttcttattattttatatttcacaaCAATCGAAAATATTTGCCTTAAAAATTTGGAAGTTTTAACTCTCATAATTTTGAATCTAGGTTTTTCTGGTTTAGTCTCAACATAAACTTAAAAGCCAATACATATTATATTTGATTCAGTGTAAATATTCAATTTATaaattagggttctataagtgaATTGTCGaactttttactcaaaaaacgTTATCCGaaagtaaattaatttttgttgtaaaaattttatcaaatacttttttttcatcaataaatctagaaattttttttggaaattaaaataggataaaatatcgaaaatagacaaaaaaaagtagactatttaaaaatattaaaaaatcgaaaggTCAATTTTATTCTAACTAAACTTAGCgtttcttaaaattaattaattaacaacTATTTTAACtatgtagtttaaaaaaaacctatttattttagatatacaaatgttaatttttaagttaaatgtGGTGTAAATATTTCGTAAAACTGGTTCAACTTACAattcctaaaatatttaaaagaaataatagaaagtttaataatgttataattttttttatagatttttttggtaattatttgaacttttattttatataatatgaaagtaataaataataataataaatgaaattatgcctaattaaaaattgactttcaaattatataaaattatcaatattatgatataatttcagttttttttaattttaaatttttatatttattattaaaaaaatattcggattaaaaatatttttcccgatttgacccattgtaaatCCGACTTACCGACTTGAAATATCcctcattagatatctatactgtctatattaatgtattAGTATTCCAGATACagataaaaatcgatgttgtcctggtttctTCCTTATATCCCAGCCATTTgcgggccgattttaaatagcagctgagccgggtctatagcggatatattgatgtatgaatcatattTGTCAGTTACTTGGGggctacagaaagttgatttcaacatacagacggacatggatataccaactccgctatctataacgacccagaatatatatactttgttggggaTTTTTGAGGATAGTTTTATATTCCTTCACTTTATATAGCGACAAAATTGTTTAACGAAGTTACTAtggtttttttttagcaatttaaaacattaaaattaatgaattgaattgcttccagattattatttctatttttgccgaaactataatttttcaaaaatagtatcACTATCCAACACTGGCAGTATACAACTGATGATAATGCAGTGTATTGACTAATGGCAATACAGTGTATCAATATATAAAGCAGGgatgagaaatgctatatgtaCCAAACagcattaacaaattttatttatcgaTTCGGGATTAGGGTTATAGGGTTATCGATTTATTgggcttttttttaaacatctatatatttaaaaatacaaggcctgactctttcattcactcactcattcactgactcatcagccttgtatttttatataatagatgtttacaaaaataagtCGATCATATGTATACTTTTGTAACGGTGTGTATGTCGATTGTCTGAACAATCGACtttatgctaaaaaaaaataaaaaccaaatttcaaTTACGCTATCCAAAAACTcgataaactaaaaaaaatcgtctttgtcgaatattttaaatttttgttgtaattttttgtttataaaatgagtttttttatgaataaatctAGCAACCACttccaaaatatatcaataaaaaGCGTGTATACAGTTCTACTACGGTATTTAAATTATGTACTTATTAAACTTCCTAAACAATGCAGATAGTTGGAAAACCCAAATCAGAGAGCGTACATGGAccgatttatttataaaaatgtgttggAAAATGAATTGATGCCTTAGGCATAAGAAAACATGCCTACGGTTTATGTTTTCCAATATGACAATGATCTGAAACATGCTTCAACACTTGTCAATGAAAGTTCAAGTGAAGCAAAAGTAAGATTCTCTGTTGGCCAGCTTAATCGCCTGAGACAATTGAAAATCTTTGTGGCATCGTAGATCGCAAATAAAAAGAGATTCTAAGTAAAAAAATACACCATTTTTAATCGTATCCAGGATGCATGGAACAACATTTCTAAAGATCAAATGAGAGACTTATTGATTTAATACCACATAGAAGTCCTGCCgtcattaaaaataaagtttacgCTATGacttctaattttattttatgttttttgacaGAATTATAAAAGTTTCTTTATAAATAAGTCTAAACTTATTtcgttgtttttttcaaaaacaatggcccataatcatagtcaaacactaaagtcgcttctttttaaaaacaactttaaaataaaaacctgctttttattaatttgcaaccatagtcaaaattaaagtatgttttaaattgaaccgactttaactgggtgccaccgcaaatgtagaaaatgttttcatacaatatacaacaaaaaacagacaagtggcaacgctgaacagctgacatacaaaattaaaaaaaaacaaaaaaacgttaaCAATAatagtaaccgggacatctaaagaaagaaagttgtttgttgtggaaaaatggaaaagataagattaattaataataattacgatattttagtactaattttattgataactgttcaataattgcaaaatcgctaccaatatcttgtaacttaaacattttttactttgtgacgaacttttttactcggcgaagaacagcagatgctgttgttaaacgagttaaaaacaacttcagctagttttatatttagagtcgacttcagcgtcagaagtatactttaacttgtctatgatagacctaaagtccactcttaagtaaagtcgagtttaattctcttaaaatgtactttatttttgactatgattatgggccaataccTTTAAAAATAATGTCAGTGGTCACCAAAAATTCGTTATAAAtgtaataactttaataacataatttgaaacatatttattaaattaaatgccattgttttcttaatttttttttaaatgttgacaTAAAAATTATTGGTTTACCATTTCATTTTTCAGAATCGAattgtagtaaaaaagtacaattacaTAAACATTGCCAACCCTGATGAGAAATATTGTGAATGTGGTGGATAAGTTTTTATACACCACAGAGAGACAGCGTAACCAAATGTTTTTTATCGCTTCGTCTATACACATTCAAATTTTACATCCCCAAAAAACCCGAAATTAATTaacaattaaattgaaaaaaaatctattcttttttgcatttttaagtttttttgtttgagtttgaaTGGTGTACATTATCGTACAAATAATGGTATTCAGGTGGTAGTACGCTCTTCAAATCTTGCAAATTATTCCACTTATTTGGCTGAATTGATAGTGGACCAGAATATTGAGGTTTTGGTTCTATATGTCCTGTATAAGGTTGAATACGAACAGGCAGATCAATGTAATctgtatcaaaatttaatttatattttatgctatCATCTGGAAGATATAAAATAGATCTTAAATTAGACACAGTTATGTACTCGTTTGCCATATAAGTTTATCatcattgtaattattaatgaaatcataatttaaataaatgttttttttacgaTCTCATTGTTAATTTTAACAGTATTTACTAGAGAAATTCTAACGTAATCGATTGgcaagtatatacatatgtatattgatttttcaatttaatctcTATCTTAGCATGGGCACTACCATCGCACTCCATTTGCGTATGGCCTTTCTCTTAGAACTTCTGTTCAACAACTTTATAATTTTCTGCAGCAAAATTGGATAGAGCAAAATTGGAtgacactttaaaagtagaTTCTTTCTTAAGTAAATTCCAACTTTAACAATGTAGTTTTATGCCATGgacattatattttccaaaaacacaaaggtaaaatattttcatgttaattcaattcagaatcggctttcgctattttgataaacgattaaatatgtcaaattcatgttcagcaagCAAAATATAGTAAGAAAACGTGTATTGTAAGAGGAAATtaggaaattaattatttgaaaagatagagggttttgcactcagaaaaattaattttgtaagatagagaaataacaaaaattcaaataaaacaccaaaaaaaattcacaccatagatgagggctgttttactaaacattttaccatcaaaagtcattttcgtgaaaatcaaagatagaggggtttgaatataggccctcgatattcatgtttttcatgtaaaaacattggtttgaaaattataaaattctttcaCTGAAGTCGAAAAGTGTGCTTcccctttttcaaaaaaaataaactatgatTTTACATAAAATCCTTTGTCTGgcaacaatgttaataaaaaaataatcaccACACCTTGAGAGATGCTCTTGTTTCCTTTTCCGgttttacaaacaaaacaaaaagagcTAAACCAATAAGTTAAAGAGAGAGATAGGCTGGCATGATTTGTGATTGGTTATTCCCATAAAGGCAGccatttttttcttgatttttttcctGTTTTTACACACACTCTCTACACaacaaatgagaaaaaaataaatacaatatggTTGGTTGTTGATGAGAGTATGAatggaaataaagaaataactgttgtttttattcattcattttgtttttgtaattttgaggGTGGGTACGACGAATGTCTTCGTGTTTGTTAGTTGCTTGCTCAATGTAGTTTATTATGGAATgtgttggttttgttgttgtatgaaTGAGTTTTGGTTGGACCAGCCTTTTACAGTTAATTAATTACTAGCATTCTGTGTTGTGCTAAGGAATTTCTCAATCAGTTGTTTCGATGTGCTGACAAATTGTACACACGCACGCGTTGTGTTTCCTCTTTTTTTTGAGTTTGagttttattgtattattttctttcaaTAACACGCTTTATTAGTTGACAATtagaataacaaaaattaaacaattataattGACGCTTTTTGTATGTCGGAAAAGAATCGCGCAAGTGCAAAAAATTTCAAGTGAAAGTGATTGTTGGTTGGTCGCTTCCTTAAGTGAGTTAgtggtttaagtttttttttttgttgtttgttttatttttacacaaatgTTGAGTGGATCTTTAAGTGTCTctttaattgttattaattttgattGATATTGAAtatcaataataaaaagaaataaacaaagcaatataaaataaaattaaaaagtaaataaaacaaaaaagctaacaatttataaataaataataaataacatgtTACAACATCAACAGCAATCATCACAAGTATCTCAAGGTTACTATGATTATAATCAACCTAGTCCTGGGAGTATGACCAATGCGGATTCGTTAAACACTACACCATTTTCAGTTAAggatattttaaatatggttaATCAAAACGACGGCTACGAATACGGCACTTTAGAAAGGTAAGtgtttaatttgtaaataataaagtattgaattaaatgtttttatgtaagacaaaatgtagaaaatttgtTCCCTGCTTTCAcaattagtaaattaattagCAGAccttgaaaattgaatttacatttgtaatgcatttttaaatgaaaatattaattttgaattgtgaGATTTAAAGAattgaaaatcagaaaaaacatttgttttctaATTGATCTGGTTATACTCATGGTAgaaccaaccaggtacaattattagggagagttttcaatatttacccctacaacgtcaaataacacatttactctcatcactttttattttgttttcgcattgttttgcacgttatattaaaactaacacacatttatttggaaaaaatttaatttgaattgaatatttcacaaaaaaaagtatatacacaaaaatttgtttaattaatttatttttgtcttagacatttcgttttgttttttttttaatttttttaattttcttttgtttgacgttatagggaatgtataattgagaacgtactttttaataattgtaccttgcttgttctgccaTGGTTATACTCAAAtgtataaaatacaaacattatttggaggaatttaaattttttaaatatgttttagaatttaaataagaaatgcAAGAAATAAtggttacatatttttgtaaattttcaaatactaaaatatttttatttgttttatatgtaCAATTCATaaatacttgacaaatatttatgtatatctaGGATAACATTAGTCAAATGTCAAGTATTTCTAAAAAGTTAAAgtgaattttataatattttccaaacctctctcttattttaaatttatggaaatttctttaataattttttttaaaatttaaacatttgtttttatgaTTTCATTGGCTTAGGAGTTTAAAAGTCTAAACAAATTAGAACAATTGTCAAAAAATCTTAGTTTGGTCAacagttaaattttgctttactttttaatgaaatcatTTCAGAATGTTGTGATCCAGATAATAATAAGttaaaatagattttgaaaatctaaacaaaatcaCATATCATTAGTAATTTCACTTTATTACTTGAAAAATGTTTCAtggtaagaaatttaaaatattttactaaagaCTGTCAGccctaattatgaataaaaaatccgctgAATTTTTTTCCCTATTATCAATATTGAatgttttatactaaagactacgttttatgctaaagactacgtcttatactaaagactacgttttatgctaaagactacgtcttatactaaagactacgtcttatactaaagactacgtcttatactaaagactacgtcttatactaaagactaaaggtagggtcacacatggcaaatatttgctcaaaaaagcgtaaccactttttaagcacaaatttgtttgacgtgtttatacttacaagtgttttgtaagatcaaaccgcatcaaataaaataaaactaagaaaataagttttttaaataaataaaagaattcaaaggtattttatttagtggttacatctttttcgtaaaatttttgtcatgtgtg
The nucleotide sequence above comes from Calliphora vicina chromosome 1, idCalVici1.1, whole genome shotgun sequence. Encoded proteins:
- the LOC135964310 gene encoding modifier of mdg4-like isoform X10; this encodes MADDEQFSLCWNNFNSNLSAGFHESLCRGDLVDVTLAAEGQFVKAHRLVLSVCSPYFRKMFTQMPANQHAFVFLKDVSHTALKDLIQFMYCGEVNVKQEALPAFISTAEALQIKGLTDSDPPQSQTPPEPSTPTPQIQQQIQTSPRVRQRTSTARSYKIETVDDSGDDAKQTTQIVIQTTAPTHPPQATITTQPQQQQHHQQQQQQQQQHHHQPQHIAQQTLHTQTHQLTSVSMPTATTTTVVTQKRPAQRTSLGSVPHIKRSKSTIDPLEASDATAATHQINVQTVVADTKPQVQLHHHQQQHQTHHHQQQQQQVQQQHQQQTNEPEYIDLPIDLPTKSEPDYVEEAGEVDQAEQDATYVEDESYGDMRYDESYFTENEDAAAAGGNATATSTQNTSATTATTSKAIVKQQPLSDSSYMDTSADPANSDAQESSQHGQYKGKHPKIQFSVSKRGGQLLWLDGLKYFRNNENRTNLFWRCHWYYRRIRCPVLICMNKFDINDFRQIHKHCHIKSSTKQSTKTSASRTDTVNQIDNANQITNEEVVVVNVAHVELVEETESQQQK
- the LOC135964310 gene encoding modifier of mdg4-like isoform X22, producing MADDEQFSLCWNNFNSNLSAGFHESLCRGDLVDVTLAAEGQFVKAHRLVLSVCSPYFRKMFTQMPANQHAFVFLKDVSHTALKDLIQFMYCGEVNVKQEALPAFISTAEALQIKGLTDSDPPQSQTPPEPSTPTPQIQQQIQTSPRVRQRTSTARSYKIETVDDSGDDAKQTTQIVIQTTAPTHPPQATITTQPQQQQHHQQQQQQQQQHHHQPQHIAQQTLHTQTHQLTSVSMPTATTTTVVTQKRPAQRTSLGSVPHIKRSKSTIDPLEASDATAATHQINVQTVVADTKPQVQLHHHQQQHQTHHHQQQQQQVQQQHQQQTNEPEYIDLPIDLPTKSEPDYVEEAGEVDQAEQDATYVEDESYGDMRYDESYFTENEDAAAAGGNATATSTQNTSATTATTSKAIVKQQPLSDSSYMDTSADPANSDAQDSIYFVMGQRGKPKLVVKGYAFIRNKTTAERLYWICAHTKTKKCRARLVTPKDENVQKLILKNVVHNHKPDIY
- the LOC135964310 gene encoding modifier of mdg4-like isoform X19, with translation MADDEQFSLCWNNFNSNLSAGFHESLCRGDLVDVTLAAEGQFVKAHRLVLSVCSPYFRKMFTQMPANQHAFVFLKDVSHTALKDLIQFMYCGEVNVKQEALPAFISTAEALQIKGLTDSDPPQSQTPPEPSTPTPQIQQQIQTSPRVRQRTSTARSYKIETVDDSGDDAKQTTQIVIQTTAPTHPPQATITTQPQQQQHHQQQQQQQQQHHHQPQHIAQQTLHTQTHQLTSVSMPTATTTTVVTQKRPAQRTSLGSVPHIKRSKSTIDPLEASDATAATHQINVQTVVADTKPQVQLHHHQQQHQTHHHQQQQQQVQQQHQQQTNEPEYIDLPIDLPTKSEPDYVEEAGEVDQAEQDATYVEDESYGDMRYDESYFTENEDAAAAGGNATATSTQNTSATTATTSKAIVKQQPLSDSSYMDTSADPANSDAQDRKLNVAFFSNTKKKNRKLVIRGYEFVVDRQLKQSTNWRCSRYKSAHCKARATTRINAHGIEHFFLRNPQHTHGIADAKKEQSFG
- the LOC135964310 gene encoding modifier of mdg4-like isoform X8, producing MADDEQFSLCWNNFNSNLSAGFHESLCRGDLVDVTLAAEGQFVKAHRLVLSVCSPYFRKMFTQMPANQHAFVFLKDVSHTALKDLIQFMYCGEVNVKQEALPAFISTAEALQIKGLTDSDPPQSQTPPEPSTPTPQIQQQIQTSPRVRQRTSTARSYKIETVDDSGDDAKQTTQIVIQTTAPTHPPQATITTQPQQQQHHQQQQQQQQQHHHQPQHIAQQTLHTQTHQLTSVSMPTATTTTVVTQKRPAQRTSLGSVPHIKRSKSTIDPLEASDATAATHQINVQTVVADTKPQVQLHHHQQQHQTHHHQQQQQQVQQQHQQQTNEPEYIDLPIDLPTKSEPDYVEEAGEVDQAEQDATYVEDESYGDMRYDESYFTENEDAAAAGGNATATSTQNTSATTATTSKAIVKQQPLSDSSYMDTSADPANSDAQVVLANDVVPNPEDFLIFFTQSLRGRPAIMANGVRFLIMSENKKKILWRCSSMATKKIKCPARITMLKETPPKFIINKAEHVHAELKRNKYGVGKNQVLNVAKIKSETVEYDGIINFQVINTDDNIATTKPTSTTKASR
- the LOC135964310 gene encoding modifier of mdg4-like isoform X15, with translation MADDEQFSLCWNNFNSNLSAGFHESLCRGDLVDVTLAAEGQFVKAHRLVLSVCSPYFRKMFTQMPANQHAFVFLKDVSHTALKDLIQFMYCGEVNVKQEALPAFISTAEALQIKGLTDSDPPQSQTPPEPSTPTPQIQQQIQTSPRVRQRTSTARSYKIETVDDSGDDAKQTTQIVIQTTAPTHPPQATITTQPQQQQHHQQQQQQQQQHHHQPQHIAQQTLHTQTHQLTSVSMPTATTTTVVTQKRPAQRTSLGSVPHIKRSKSTIDPLEASDATAATHQINVQTVVADTKPQVQLHHHQQQHQTHHHQQQQQQVQQQHQQQTNEPEYIDLPIDLPTKSEPDYVEEAGEVDQAEQDATYVEDESYGDMRYDESYFTENEDAAAAGGNATATSTQNTSATTATTSKAIVKQQPLSDSSYMDTSADPANSDAQELAVLAVGQRGCTVLLYGNEKFVKNRKSSTRTYWICSKKDITLCRARIVTGRDQNGLERIIQHTFGHNHTRKYPDRKAYKDKNNIILSKVLSLNRNISKKNSKNSI